The region TTCTTCTCAGCAGGCAGGAGTATTTCAGGCTGTTTGCTCacatgtgtggtttttttcctcctggggGCTCAGACCACTTTCATTCATGCTAAAGTTGCTGCATTGGCATCCCTGAGAACTTGTGGTGTGCCTTGagtttttattctcttcagctgaagcacaaattttctgctggaaaaaaagaaagtgtgcGCATGTGTCCCACTCTTTTTCAGTTGAATTTATCTTTTGGATGCAGAACAAGCCTGGAGAAGTTCAACCCTGAAGTTTATCTGTGCCTGGAAATTGAGGCTTAGAGTAAAAACCTGTCCCAGGACCAGGAGCAGAGCCTGCTACTTCTTGCACAGAGAAGATGCAGGGAGAGCATGTTGTCCCATGCCTGGCAGCTGGGATCTGTGGCTGCGTGAAAAGGGCTTTGAATGTGGCATGTGGGACAGGCAGGTCTGTATGGAGAATTGGTAGCACCCTTGGCTGCCAGCTGGGTAGGGAGGTGCTGGGGCCTCACTGGGCACCctgagcccagctctgctcgGACATCCCCCCCTTTACCATCAGCACCAGGGTTCATACTTGGTTGAAATGCCATGTCTGGGACTGCTGTGGCATTTCAGATGACAGGGTGACCATCAAGTCAGTGTGACCCTCTCCAAAGCCTTCTCACCTCTCCCATATGCCTCATGCAACTTTTCCTGTGCCTTGTGAGAGGATGCTGCAGATATGGGGAAGGCTCCCTGCTCTTCTCCCCGAAGCAGCCACCCTCTTAACCCCAGTCCTTTTTCTCTCAGTGAACCAGTAAAGGTGCCAGCAACACCAGTGTAAGATATTCCCACTACAGACCCCATGATGAGTTTCCCCTCTTTCTAGCCTACATCTCTATTTGCTGCCACGTTTGTTTTTCATTGGGAtgaaaacccaaaaccaacccctggttgtttttttttttttatggctgtAGGGTTAGATTTTTACTTGAAGACTGAGTCACCACGTGGCAAATGGGATCCCATCACAGAGACCATATTTCCTTGCCCGGTGTCCTTTGCAAATGAGGTTTTGCAGAGCTCgagcagctgcttttccttctagCTGAAAACCTCTTCCCAGTCCCATGTAAAGGCCTATGAATTGGGTGTGGAGAGCAATGTGCAGGCAGGGAATGTATATCAACCATGGGCCAGGAGGGAGAGCTAATAAAAATCATGGCAATCAATCCTGGGAGAGCTGGTAGTGGGCACCTTAAATCAACTTGCAAATGCAAAGTGGCTCTGAACCAAAGGATGGGGAGAGAGGCCATCCCTGTGATGTGCCATGTAGTTATCTATCATTGGTAAATCACAAAGGAGGAGGTTTGGAAAGGAATAAATAGCGTCCATAAAGTGATTCCTTGATGCTTGGGAAGATGCCCTGGATCTGTGCTCCATTTAAACATGTTCCAGAGAAGGTCTTGCTGTAGCTGAGGTGATCCCAAGCTCATTATAGGTTGGCTGGAATATTTTCAGCTGGTGAAATGCTCCTTTGGGTGTTCCCTGGCTTGGCTGCATTTCTGGGTGAAGGCAGGGCTGGTTTGGCCAGGAgctcagcccctcctgcccaccGAGCATGTCACAGCCTTTGGCATGGAGCAGCTTTCAGCCAGAACAAGGCATTTCCATCATGGCTTGTTTGCTGCTCCTTGTGCCCACAGAGCACTCTGCCACAGCCCCAGGACCTGCTGTGGGCTGCCTGTCATCCTCCCCAAGCTGGGATTTTCCACGTTAAGGAAAAATCTGCCCTTTAACCTGCCCCACAGGCTACAGAAAATGTGGCAGTAGCTGAGTATGGGGCTGGATGAGGTGTGAgacctccctgcctgcagctgcacctctcctccccagggatgctggAAAGGGGTACAAAATGCCATCTCCATTGCTGCTCCCGGTGCCAGCATCTGCTCTGCCACCTCTGCCAACACCACGGGGAGCCACAGGGCAGTGCCAGACAGGAGCTGAAGGAGGTggtgaggaggaggcaggaaaaCGGCATGTTATGAGCAAAGCCCTGGCCGACAGACACATCTGCAGCTCAGGGAGAAATAACCTGAAGCTTTTTAGATATTGGGTGATTCACCCTGGCCTCAGTAGAAAAACATGGTCTCCAGCCTCATGCTGCATGGGGGATGCAACACTGGGGCTGTGTGGCTTCTCATTGGGAtgccctggctgcagccaaCCTTCATCCTGCTCCATCACTGTGCAGGGGGCATGGCCAAGGCAGCACCCCTGGGCAACTCGGCCTGATGGGAACCTGTAAAAGGCCAGTGCTCCTGCCAGGTGAAAAAGCACTTCAAGTCTGTGCCGGCCCTGATTAGCAAAATTATGGTTGCCATGGAGCCCGAATACCTGCTCAGAGagtgcctgcctgccttgtCCCCCAGCAGACCTGGGGGACACATGCCATGGAGCAGAGGCCAATTTTGCTGTTCCTTAGAAAGCTGATTGCTTTTATCCCAGTGAACATTGAAatagtccttttttttaaacttctttctcctttcagcaCAGTTTGGCGTGGAGGAGAAATGCCCCTTCCCAGCAATTTCTTAGATGAGTTGTGGGGCTTTAGGTGCAGCAGTTGCTGCAGGGAGAAACCCTGGGCTGTGAGCTGGGTACCCAGGGTACCAGCCCTGCATCCTACAGGGATGCAGTTAGCTGTCCCAGGAAGCAAGGTCTCCTTGCTGGCTCCTTTGCTGGGTTCCTGCACCCTGGAAAGGGTGCTGGCAAGTTATGACCAGCTCAGAAAAGGGGACTTGGAGATCTAGAAAGAGCTGCCACTACTGGGAAAGGTCAAAATGTCACCTGCTTGGGCTGCATGAGAGGGGATGAGGAGGTTACAATGCTGAGATGAGGTTTTGGGAGTGGGTACAGCTTTTACACAGTGGAAAAAGGCCTCTGGAGAGCTAGTGACTGGAAATGAACAGGGTAGTGATGGCCAAAAAATTACTAGAGGAGAGTGTCCCACACCAGACAAGGGTGTGTGGGTGGGCTCTGCTGGGTAAATGACAGCGGCGCTGCTTTGGAAAGGCCACCCCACTGACCTGCATTTGCCTCCAGCTATGTTACTGCATAATTACCCAGATCCAGGTCTGTTTGGTGCCTTGTGGGTCTGAGTGGCCCTTCCTGGCCTTGGGGACTGAAATGAGCATCCTCTGGACATGCCACCTCCAGGTGAACAAAGAGGGGCACCTTTGTAGTaggcagctcccagcagggaCAGAAGACCCTTTTACATCCCAGTGGCCAAGAGATTTGCTTGTTCTCCAAGGAGAGAGGGTTCATACTTGTCCCAAAGCTTCATAACCCCATTCTGTCCATGCTGGCTATCCCTGCCCAGGAAGATTTGCTGTAGCAATACCCTGTGAATGGGCTGCTCATCTGCTTGCTTCATTGGTGGTGAGGGATGCGCTCCGGGGGCTCTCGCCTGCTGCAGGATGGCACAGAGGGGACAAGCGACTGtctgtgcctcagttccccTCTCAGTTGCAGTGTCACTCTGGCTTGGTGGCTTTTTGTGCCCAGGACCAGAGGGTGTTAATTAAAACTGCAAAGTAGGGGAAGAAATGGGGGAACGGAGCTCAGACAGCTCTGTAAAAGGCTGTGCTGGTCTACCCTGCAATTACCTTGAGTGATGCGCCCTTGAAAAGAGCCAGGAGTGGATGCAGTTGGTTATTAGGGCTACAGCTCTCAAGCTTCaaagctgctgtttgtcttctctttcagcCTCTTAATTCTCCTGGcaatgctgcagagctggcctTGCTCAACTTCTGTGTGCCAGCCTTAACCCACATGTGGAGGGACCCAGCTATCAGCAGGGACAATCTCTGCACTGGCTGGCTCACTGGAAGGGATAGATGcatggcagggagcaggaggaagattGGAGAGATCCCTTGGGCTGGGGTTATGCAGGGAGTCTTGTGGGTGCCCATGGCTTGCCTACTTGCTGCTGAAATTTTCAGCCCAGCTCAGAGATGCTCCAGCCATGGAGACAGCCGGGCTGTGGCTGACAGGTGGTGGCAAGGAGTGGGTTTTGGCGTGCTGCTGGCCatcccccctgctccctccctgcacaGGGTTAATATAGTAAAGTACTTGATAAGGGGAGTAGTCTGAAGGGTCATGCTCCCATGTGCAGTTCACCCCCCGTAAGCAGTCGGGGAACAGTAATGGAAGAGGGGTTGCCACCTCCTGGTTATTTGGTTTATCAGAAAATTGAAAACCAGAATGGATCACTCTGAAGCACTGTCAGGCCTGCAGGGACTCGGGGTGGGGAGTAGCAAGAAACAGAGATGCTGAAGGAAAGAAGTGATGTGTAGTCCCTGAGAGCTACCAACTCTTCCCAAAGATATGACAGCAGGTAGGGTGGGAGCAGCTGTTGAGGCCCCACTTATAGGGGATGCTCCAGCCTGCTGATGCAAATGGTGGAGGAAAAGGGGAGGCAAAGGGAGAAGGACACCTGGTCCAGTGGTTCTGGCATCCCAGCAAAACCGGGGCTGTGAGAGCTGGACCGCGGGTGAGCAGGACAGGGAGACCTGTCGCCACCTGGAAGCCAGGATCTGGCAGCTTGGGGGGATGGATGGACCCATGGTTCAGCTCTGAGTAAACCAAGCTCTGTCTGGTCCTTGCTCCTTGCAGACCACCCTTACAGTGTGCCTGTTGTCTTCAGCTAGGAAAGGAGACTTCAGGGAAACAGATGTTGAAGTTTGGTAAGAGCCCAGCAGCATCTCCATTGCTTTGCTGCAACCCAAGCAACCTCCAAACACCACAGTCCCAGCAGGCATCCCCTCATCCCCATGGTGATGCAGGACAAATGAGCCGTGGGGGTCTCTGCAGGGACAAGGACACAGGTGCAGAGCTCAGGGGACTCCCCAGGGGCCGCCCTGCAGCAAAGCCTGGGCAGGGGTGAGgaatggggcaggggtgggaggcATCGTGGCTGCATGCAAGGAACAGCCTCTGCCCCAAGGATGGGGGAGATGGCCATGCCACAGAGCACAgagcccagggagcagctgggacCGTGCTGGGAGCCGGCTGCGTTGTGTGCTGGCTCAGCAGGGCGGCCAGAAAACAGGGGGAGGCAGATGAGGGgtgaaagggagaaaggagggggaacaagagagagagagatttccAGGAATGCTTCATCCCCTGATGCAATCTCTCAAGTGTGCTTTTGCTCAGGCTCCCGGCACCTCAGTGGTACAGCACAACCTGCCTCTGCACCGGCATGGATCTGTCCCTTGCTTGGGCATCCCCCGGGAAAAAAGGAGCCTGCGCTCCATCCGGAGGCACGGACAGAAATCTGTGCCCATCAGCTACTGTTTCTGGCTCTGCCACCCAGGATCTGTGGCCTGCGATATGCCAGCTCCCAAGCACCATCGCCTACACCAGCATCTGCCAagccagccccactgagcccctgcCAGCGTTACCTAGCTGCTGTCCGTGTGTCCTGTCCCTGCAGTCACTAGCTCTGTGACATAAACCCCTGGGTTTTAGCGTGCTTCCATCCTCAGAGGGGATGAGGTTTCTTTGCCTTCATCACTCCTGTAGGAGCGGGCAgcacctcttctccctcccagtttcaaacactgtttccagcttgttggttttttcccttgcatAATATCTTGTTTACAGCCATTTACCCTCCAGCCCTTTGGCTTCAGTAGCTTCTCTCCTCTGCTGTGAGAGATGATGTCCCAAGGAAACTCATGTCTCAGGGCAGCCCTGGACCCTTCCTGCCCTCTGCGTATTCGCTCTGCCAGCTCCCCTTTGTTTGCAGCCTGTTTGCTGCCGGCAGCAGAGGCAGTGCCAGCTTAGGGCCACCAAGCTGGCACAGAACTTTGCTAGTTTTGTCCTATCATCCCTTGCCTGCCTTGGAATTCCTTTGCTCTGCTACAGACCTGGACATGCAGCCCGTTGGGGCTGGCACCAgcatgcagtgctgcagcaatGGCTCCTTTGGCGTCCCTGTGGCCTTCCTCCCCCTCATCGTTGTCACCCAGCGGGGACAGAGCTGGGCACAGATCCATCGCTCCAGCACAGCGGGCCGCAggccagggaggctgtgggctAATTTTGCCTTTGCTGCCAGCCCATGTGGAGGGGCAGGGTGTGCAGAGGCCAGGCCAGGCGCTCTCAAGGCTTTCAGGATCTTTGTGTCTTATTaaaatggggaggaaaaatgCCTCCAGGGCTTTGGGGGATCAGTTCCCACTGTGTGCGTCACCCCTTGGGCTGGTCCAAGCACACTGTCCACTCCCTTCCCCCTGGGTGCCATcccctgctgctgtgctttggcTTTATTTCACCAGCTGGTGGGGAAATGGGGTGCTGCATCCCCCCCAGCATGCAACGGGCACCCCTCAGCCCAAGGGTGGTCTGGAGCAGTGTGCTAGGGTGTGCAGTCCGCACGGGTGTCTCCTgagcaggggctgtgctgggtgctCTGCCCCACTGCCAGGCTATGcctggtggcactggggacatTTGTGCCCACCCATGTGCTGCCAACCATCTCTGGTTGCAACCAGGTTCTATTAGTTTCCCTCCAAAACAGCGGTGAGGTAGAGCATTCCCATGGGCACCGAGCCTCCTGGGAAGGAAGGCACCAGTGGGAACTTGGTGCCTCAGTTTACCCCTTGGGCtgtgggagggaagaggggtgAGCGGTGCTGCTCCTGTCTGCTGTGTGCTCTGGTATCAGGAGAGGGATTTGAGGGTGCAGGACCCCAGGGGCAGCATCCTGATGCTGGAGGCCACCAGATCCAGGCAGCTCCTCACGGTCCGGCCGCAGGTGCTGGGCTCAGCGGTGCAGCGAGCTGTGCTGGGGCTCAGCCCgggtgggagcggggggcgcagggctggaggcagggtCTCTCCCGGCAGGTCCCTCCGGGCTCCTTCTCCAAGatccctgtcctgcctgctcGAATCCAGCCCCGCCGGAGGCTCTTCCAGCTCCatcccacccagcccagccaaACACCTCTGCCCACAGCGAGGATGGTGCTGGGATAGGCTAAATCGAGGAGGGTCCCCGGGATGCCAGAGCCCTTCAAGGTGTCatccccggggagggggacaccGGGTCCCCCTGGGCCCTGGCACCCTCGGAGGGGATGAAGGGACCGATGCGTGTACCTGTGCCCACGGGTGCCCGCCCGTCCCGCGGGATGGCAGTGCCCTCTGCCGTCGCACGGAGCGGCGGAGCCATGCGCAGCCACCTCCCCCCTTACTGTGACCCCCTCCCCGCCAGGCACAGCCCCCCCGTGTCACCCCCTTTCCCCCGACCCCTCATCTCCCGCCgccttctccccacctcccggagagcccccgccccgctccgccgccgtcagccccggctcctccgcgggcgggagcgggaggcagcggcggggccggggcggcggggaggggccgCCGCGGGGTGCGGGCtcgggggcggcagcgggcgccCGTGGGCTCCGCCGGCTCCAGGCTGGGCTCGGACCGGTAGAACACgtgtgggaggagagaggagccGCGGGTGGAGCGGGCACACGCAGCCCTGCCACGCATCCGTGGGGCGCAGGAACgcgtgagtgtgtgtgtgcatgtctaTGTGCATGCATACGTGCGTGCACGTGTGTGCACgcgtatgtgtgtgtgcatgtgtacgTGCACGTGTATGTGCGttcatatatgtgtgtgtgtgcatgtgtatgtgcacACGTGCATGTCTGcgtgcatgcatgtgtatgtgtgtgtgcgcacggGTCTGCGCGTGGCTACAAAGCAGGAGTGTTGCCCTGCGACCAGGGGGTTATCAGCAGGATGAGGTGCCAGcgcaggggacaggcaggagcgcagacagacagacagacagacactggGCACAGGGAGGGAGCAGACCCTGGCGCGGAGCGAGGGGTGACACTGCGAGCGCAACAACTTCCTTGCACCAAAGTGTGAAGGAAGCTGGCTGGAGCCACCTGCTCCGTGGGGGAGTGATTTGGGTGATCCAGGGGTTGCACATCTGGAAGTGGGGACACCCCAGGAAGCTGCTGGGTCTGTCTCTGTCTCCCCGAGATGAGCCCAGAGAACCGGGCGCTGCGTGGGCCCCGGCGCCTGGCAGTGTCAGGACGGCAGCGGGGCCGATCGATGCCTTGCCACGGAGGCCACGCAAATGGCAAATCCCTCCCTGCGAAGGCggctggtggggctggagaCGGCTGCACCGCCCTCCCCTGGGACTCTCTTAGAGTCAATGGAGTTTATTACTTTAACAtatttcccctctctctctttctgaaaagcatCCTTTCGGCAGTGCTGCTTTGCAAACAAGGAGCCAGCCCCTGGCAGGGTAGGGTCTCAGCACCGGGCTTTGCTTGCCCAGCGGTGGGAGAGGAAGCCCCCGGCACTCCCTCCCGTTCGCCTGCCAGCCTCTCGGCTGACGGAGAACAAGAGGGAGAAGGTGGGTAAGGGCAGGCAGCTTCTCCGAGCTGAGCTCCGAGGGGAGAGCGGCAGCAGGATTTCATCAGCCTGCCTCTTAAGGCAGTGAAGTCTCCATCCCCTCCCatgctccctccccagcctgacCCTGTCCGGCACAGTGGTGGCGGGACCTCAGCCTTCATCTGGAGCTTCCCAACACGCCGTAAGTCCTTCTTGGGTTGGGAAATCAATTTTCCCTCTGACTGTTTTATGGTCACCCCATCAGCCCCTCTGCAGCCGGGATAAATTCTGGGGGTTGGCTTTGGGACTGTATCCTGCtctgctttgggagcagggagagggaacAGCCCTGCTGACACCCCCTGATGACGGAATAAATGGGCCAtggtgggctggggagctgccagGCTTGTTTGCGGGTGGGAAATGGGGCAAGGAGCGCTTGGGAACCCTGGAGGGAGGTTGCTGGGGGGGAGCTTTTGGATGGTTTCccaaaggaaaggctgtggctgtGGCAGGATGGGGGTGAGGGTGCAGAGCCATGGTGATCAGCATCATCCTGGCACCTTGACATCAACAGGGAGAGGGGCagcgggagcaggagcagcagaagggTTGGGGAAGCATCCCGCAAACCTCCCTGTCTCTCCGCAGCCATGAATCCCTACGTCAACTGCTCTGGCCCCGagttccccctgccccagcgagACTTTCCTGTGGAGCCCATCAGCCCTGATTTCTGCAACAGAACTCACCTGGAGACCATGTTCGACCCCAAGGATGCCAACCTGACGGAGGAGCAGCTGCGGGATAAGTACCTGGGACCTCGACGGTCCAATTTCTTTGTCCCTGTCTGCGTCATCTACCTGCTCATCTTTGTGGTGGGGGCTGTGGGCAACACGCTCACCTGCATCGTCATCCTCCGGCACCGGTTCATGAGGACACCCACCAACTACTACCTGTTCAGCCTGGCTGTCTCCgacctgctggtgctgctgctggggatgccGCTGGAGCTGTACGACATGTGGAGCAACTACCCCTTCCTGCTGGGCGCCAGCGGCTGCTATTTCAAGACGCTGCTCTTCGAGGCCGTCTGCTTCGCCTCCATCCTCAACGTCACAGCCCTGAGCGTGGAGCGCTACATCGCCGTGGTGCACCCACTCAAGGCCAAGTACGTGGTGACCAGGAATCATGCCAAGAGGGTCATCGTCACCATCTGGGTCTTGTCGGTTGTCTGCTCCATCCCCAACACcagcctccatgggctgcagcctCTCTATGTGCCTGGCCGAGGGCGGGTGCCCAATTCGGAGATCTGCACCCTGGTGAAGCCACGCTTAACCTACAACCTCATCATCCAGATCACCACCATCGTCTTCTTCTTCCTGCCCATGGGGACCATCAGCGTCCTCTACCTGCTCATTGGCCTGCagctcaggaaagaaaagatgctgGAGGCCTTGGGAGCCAAGTCCGGCAGTGGCCGCGACTGCCACAATGCCCGGGGGCAGAAGAAAGGCAAGAGGAGGCAGGTCACAAAGATGCTGTGTGAGTCCAATGCTGGGGAATCCAATGCTGGGGATGGGCAGAGCCAGGGAGTATCTCCCAAGGCTGTGGTGGGAGGGTGCCGGGTGGAAACTGGGGCACAGCCAGTCCAGAGCTGCTGGGTCATACTGGaggaaggctgcagagctggctcaTGGGGTGTTGGGGCAAAGGCAGATCTGGTGGCTCCAGTCCAGCGGTGGGGATTGCTGGtgccagctccctcccagccacaagacctcctctcctccaggaaCGTGCTGggtgagaaagggaaaggagctgggatgggatgggatgggatgggatgggatgggatgggatgggatgggatagggGAACCTGCCCCCGGTCCCCTAGCCCAGACCTTgtgtgctggtggtggtggtgggttttccCAGAGAGGGACCAGTTCCtagccagccctgcagcctctgCGACCGACCTGGGGCAATGATGCACTGACCCAAGGCTGGAGTGGAGCATCCCTCTGTCCCACTGCTCTGTGCCGttgctcccctccccagccccagccccacagcctctgacccccttcccagcagcaggagctggctgcccTTGGGTTGCTGTCTGTCCCCGGCACGCTGACCTCTGTGTGCTCCCAGCCCCGTGACGGCACAGCGATGGCGGGTTGCCCAGCCCAGTCCATCAGCGGGGCCAGGGCTGCTTCTCTGCCATGTCCCAGACAAATGGTAACTGCTCTCCAGTTTCCCCCAGCaccagggctgggagggggaaaaagggggacTTGTCTCCGCATGCCATGGAGATGCAGCGTGGCACAGGTATGGCATCGTGTGGGTATGCATCAGCAGAGTTgggttataaaaaaaaaatcaacagagcACAAGGAGAGGGCGCAAATAGCTCTCACGCCTTGGACTTGGTTGTGCCCCACGGGTTACCCAGTTAGCGGGGAGcacttttgctttgcttgcagagGTGGAGGGGTGCCTGGAGGCTGGATGCCCACAGACGCATCCCCCAGCcatgctgtggggctgtggtgGGGCCAGCTGACTGCcggtggggagcagagaggcatggcacagcaccatctggagcagccctggcaggagatggagggagggagatcCTGCCCAGATGTCCAGCCCCTCCATGCCAGGTCAACAAGGCATTGGGGGgcccttcccccctcccccttcctctctcatgtggttttttgggtgttCTTTGCTATGGCCGAAGCTGAAACAGGGCAGTGCTTGGCCAGGGACTGGAGGTCCCCGGAGGGGTGAGCCCTGTACACCCAGTAACACCGGCTTCTCGGCTCCCCACAGTCATGCTGGTGGTGGTGTTCGGGATCTGCTGGGCCCCCTTCCACACCGACCGCCTTGTCTGGAGCTTCGTCTCCACCTGGACCAGCCACATGCTCCACATGTTCCAGTACGTCCACATCATCTCGGGCGTCTTCTTCTACCTGAGCTCGGCCGCCAACCCCATCCTCTACAACCTGATGTCCACCCGCTTCCGGGAGATGTTCAAGGAGGTGATGTGCCACCCCGGCCACCACCCACCACGGCCACGGAAATACTCGCCCAGTGTCACCCGTGCCACCACCCGCAGCACCGAGTGCGAGCCCATGCCCAGCGCCAATGGGCTGCCCCTCTCTGACGCCGAGGAGTACGAGCTGGAGGAAGTGGAGGGGGGCCAGGCCACCACGCATGCAAGGTCCCTCTGATGATGAGCAGGAGGACACGGGGGAACTGGGACCGGCTTCCCCCACCACCAGCATCCATCTCACCCTGGCACCCATCCCATGGTGGGGAGTGGGGCAGGAGCAATGGAGTGGTCCCCGCCTCTCTGTGCCATCCAGTTGGGATGTGAAGGCTGTTTTTCTCGTCAGCACTGCACTGGGGACACAGCAGCGGTGGCCATACTGTGCGCTGGATGCATTGCACCTGCTGCATTCAGCACTGGGGCATCCCTCGTGGTGCGGG is a window of Pelecanus crispus isolate bPelCri1 chromosome 9, bPelCri1.pri, whole genome shotgun sequence DNA encoding:
- the NMUR1 gene encoding neuromedin-U receptor 1; the encoded protein is MNPYVNCSGPEFPLPQRDFPVEPISPDFCNRTHLETMFDPKDANLTEEQLRDKYLGPRRSNFFVPVCVIYLLIFVVGAVGNTLTCIVILRHRFMRTPTNYYLFSLAVSDLLVLLLGMPLELYDMWSNYPFLLGASGCYFKTLLFEAVCFASILNVTALSVERYIAVVHPLKAKYVVTRNHAKRVIVTIWVLSVVCSIPNTSLHGLQPLYVPGRGRVPNSEICTLVKPRLTYNLIIQITTIVFFFLPMGTISVLYLLIGLQLRKEKMLEALGAKSGSGRDCHNARGQKKGKRRQVTKMLFMLVVVFGICWAPFHTDRLVWSFVSTWTSHMLHMFQYVHIISGVFFYLSSAANPILYNLMSTRFREMFKEVMCHPGHHPPRPRKYSPSVTRATTRSTECEPMPSANGLPLSDAEEYELEEVEGGQATTHARSL